The proteins below come from a single Chryseobacterium sp. MA9 genomic window:
- a CDS encoding S46 family peptidase, translated as MKRLFLLFTFLLGFAQMRADEGMWLLMLIKRLNGVDMQKEGLHLTPEEIYSVNNSSLKDAIVSFGGFCTGEIVSDKGLIFTNHHCGYGAVAAASTPEKDYLKNGFWAMKQKDEFNAKDLYVRFLVRMDDATQRITSKLNNNMTGAERKAVIDAETKAIQTENSENGKYTVVVRDFFNGNEFYYFVYQDYKDIRLVGAPPSSLGKFGGDTDNWEWPRHTADFTVFRVYADAAGNPAEYSPSNTPLKPKHFLPVSLKGIKPGDFSMILGYPGRTNRYLTSYGIQQMVNKDYPAWVEASKLAMDVMKKYMDKDKATQLNYASQYASVANYWKNRQGTIDAVEKNGTITDKQKTEDIFRKWSVMPGNQDYDGILEDIEMYYKQVSERNVERNYASQFSRNAKYISLAMQVGSVLKTYAAQDMQGRLAMKAKTEAAIKAAYENFNPSLEGEMLASMAGLYQARVKNPEVASATILGLDAKTVSNLAYSSIFANKTSATNFLLNPDALKLDADPLWKVANGIVADQKISTERFVKVDDNFAKKNRMFLAGLMKAMPEKKFYPDANSTMRLTYGTVDKLPIRNDRNYFGITDNYYTDMTGLVGKYKKGDEEFDLPQRVIDLYNLKDFGQYADAAGYMPVNFLSNNDITGGNSGSPVIDGDGNLIGIAFDGNSEALSGDIVFEQEWQKTINVDVRFVLWTIDKFAGARRLVDELKLVRGENTPADTKTKNSGTTTTPKKSNKK; from the coding sequence ATGAAAAGACTATTTCTACTATTCACTTTCTTACTGGGCTTTGCTCAGATGAGGGCGGATGAGGGGATGTGGCTGCTAATGCTCATCAAAAGACTTAACGGTGTTGATATGCAAAAAGAGGGTCTACACCTTACGCCTGAAGAAATTTATTCTGTAAACAATTCAAGCTTAAAAGATGCTATCGTAAGTTTCGGTGGTTTCTGTACAGGTGAGATTGTTTCTGATAAAGGACTTATATTTACAAACCACCACTGTGGTTACGGTGCTGTTGCTGCGGCTTCTACACCAGAAAAAGATTATTTGAAGAACGGTTTCTGGGCAATGAAACAGAAAGACGAATTCAATGCAAAGGATCTTTATGTAAGATTTTTAGTGAGAATGGATGATGCTACGCAGAGAATCACTTCTAAACTAAACAACAATATGACCGGAGCAGAGAGAAAAGCTGTTATTGATGCTGAAACAAAAGCAATCCAGACAGAAAACTCTGAGAACGGAAAATATACTGTAGTGGTAAGAGATTTCTTCAACGGAAATGAATTCTATTATTTCGTATATCAGGATTATAAAGACATCAGATTAGTAGGTGCTCCCCCTTCATCATTAGGAAAATTCGGAGGAGATACAGATAACTGGGAATGGCCAAGACATACAGCGGACTTCACTGTTTTCAGAGTATATGCTGATGCTGCAGGAAATCCTGCTGAATATTCTCCAAGCAACACTCCTTTGAAGCCTAAGCATTTCCTTCCGGTTTCTCTTAAAGGAATCAAGCCTGGTGATTTCTCAATGATCTTAGGTTACCCTGGAAGAACAAACCGTTATCTTACTTCTTACGGAATTCAGCAAATGGTAAACAAAGATTACCCGGCTTGGGTTGAGGCTTCTAAACTTGCCATGGATGTAATGAAAAAGTATATGGATAAGGATAAAGCAACTCAGCTTAACTATGCTTCTCAATATGCTTCAGTAGCCAACTACTGGAAAAACAGACAAGGAACTATTGACGCAGTAGAGAAAAACGGAACAATCACTGACAAACAAAAAACGGAGGATATCTTCAGAAAATGGTCTGTGATGCCTGGAAATCAAGATTATGATGGTATTTTAGAAGATATTGAAATGTATTACAAGCAGGTCTCTGAAAGAAATGTTGAAAGAAACTATGCTTCTCAGTTCTCAAGAAATGCGAAATATATTTCTCTTGCTATGCAGGTAGGTTCTGTATTGAAGACTTATGCTGCTCAGGATATGCAGGGAAGACTGGCAATGAAGGCTAAAACTGAAGCTGCTATCAAAGCTGCTTATGAAAACTTCAATCCATCTTTAGAAGGAGAAATGCTTGCCTCTATGGCCGGCCTATATCAGGCAAGAGTTAAAAATCCTGAGGTTGCTTCTGCCACTATTTTAGGATTGGATGCTAAAACAGTTTCTAATTTAGCTTATTCTTCAATCTTTGCTAACAAAACTTCTGCAACAAACTTCCTATTGAACCCGGATGCTTTGAAACTGGATGCTGATCCGCTTTGGAAAGTAGCTAACGGCATCGTTGCTGATCAAAAAATAAGCACTGAGAGATTTGTTAAAGTAGATGATAATTTTGCTAAAAAGAACCGTATGTTCTTAGCTGGATTAATGAAGGCTATGCCTGAGAAAAAATTCTACCCGGATGCTAACTCTACCATGAGATTAACTTACGGTACTGTAGATAAATTACCTATCAGAAATGACAGAAACTATTTCGGTATTACTGATAACTATTATACTGACATGACTGGTCTTGTTGGAAAATACAAGAAAGGTGATGAAGAGTTTGATCTTCCTCAAAGAGTGATCGACCTTTACAACCTTAAAGATTTCGGACAGTATGCTGATGCAGCAGGTTATATGCCTGTAAACTTCCTTTCTAACAATGATATTACAGGGGGTAACTCTGGTTCTCCGGTAATTGATGGAGACGGAAACCTTATCGGTATTGCTTTCGACGGTAACAGTGAAGCATTAAGCGGTGATATCGTATTCGAGCAGGAATGGCAGAAAACAATCAACGTAGACGTACGTTTCGTTCTTTGGACAATCGATAAGTTTGCTGGCGCAAGAAGATTAGTTGACGAATTGAAGCTTGTAAGAGGAGAAAACACTCCAGCTGATACAAAAACTAAAAACTCAGGTACTACAACAACGCCTAAGAAAAGCAATAAAAAATAA
- a CDS encoding collagen-like protein: protein MKKILLLFWILTGFFMGLSQAPEKMSYQAVMRNGSGQLLVNQAVAVRVSILQGSPAGAAVYSERLTGNTNANGLISLEIGTGTVLTGTFATIDWPAGSYYLKTETDPAGGTSYTIVGTSQLLSVPYAMYAKSAGGGGGSFAIPYTNTVNNASTLFSLTNDGDGTSVEGINNTTTSSIAAVRGIASNTAPGGFSSAVRGINNGTGGLGIGVWGSQAGSGWGVYGVTPNGLGVYGNSSANGTGVYANSNTGTGLTATSNNGIPASISIFNNANNNVALNASSVGNGTVINVTTSGNGAGVRSSTGAGFALHGITSAQTSAGVLGDNNGAGEAVVGRTTSDIAGAVVGRNDGGGYGVRGFVATNTSGTGIGVYGQVGLNNSTGRAGRFENFNQTNTTGNTFEVETNGNGNIPDDTQGNAASFIVDNTNSVGAAVRGEVNTIFGNFGAAAIYGISSGTGGRAGLFYASNPAGNGASLIALTDGNGNAITANAGKDGNGIETNIDGAGNALYAWVPTFATGRAGRFNIFNDANTSDVITVTTVGNGIAGNFKVDKVTGTSAAVRGEVNSQFANFGTAGIYGISSGTGGFAGLFHASNPAGNGPALIAIADGNGNGITANASNSGDGVETTVDGTGNAIFAWVPNFSNGRAARFVNFNTSNTNPALTVETHSAGSLALFKSGNPGTVNVARIDNTGKGFFNGGTQNSGADVAEAFDVNGNISEYEPGDILVISTKADRTVEKSSTPYSTLVAGVYATKPGVLLTEEHIDIDISNKAPMGVIGVIPTKVCLENGKIKRGDLLVTSSKAGVAMKANIKKVKIGQVIGKALQDYDQKETGKIQVLVNIK from the coding sequence ATGAAAAAAATATTATTACTGTTTTGGATCCTGACTGGTTTCTTTATGGGACTTTCTCAGGCTCCGGAAAAAATGAGCTACCAGGCTGTTATGAGAAATGGTTCCGGACAACTCTTAGTAAATCAAGCTGTAGCCGTGAGAGTAAGCATATTACAGGGATCTCCTGCCGGCGCCGCAGTCTATTCAGAAAGACTCACCGGAAATACCAATGCCAACGGGCTTATCAGCCTTGAAATAGGAACAGGAACTGTACTTACAGGAACATTTGCTACCATCGACTGGCCCGCAGGAAGCTATTATTTAAAAACAGAAACTGATCCTGCCGGAGGAACCAGCTATACTATAGTAGGAACCAGCCAGCTGCTAAGTGTTCCTTATGCTATGTATGCCAAATCTGCAGGTGGTGGAGGCGGAAGCTTTGCAATTCCCTATACTAATACAGTCAATAATGCCTCAACCTTATTTTCATTAACCAATGATGGTGATGGAACTTCAGTGGAAGGAATCAATAATACAACAACATCAAGTATCGCTGCTGTAAGAGGAATTGCAAGCAATACTGCTCCAGGAGGGTTTTCTTCAGCAGTGCGCGGTATCAATAACGGAACCGGCGGACTGGGAATCGGAGTCTGGGGAAGCCAGGCCGGAAGCGGATGGGGAGTATATGGTGTTACCCCAAATGGATTGGGTGTATATGGTAATTCCAGTGCTAACGGAACCGGAGTTTATGCTAACAGTAATACAGGAACCGGTCTTACTGCTACCAGTAATAACGGAATTCCTGCCAGTATTTCAATCTTCAATAACGCGAATAATAATGTTGCTCTTAATGCATCCAGTGTAGGGAATGGTACAGTTATAAATGTTACAACCTCAGGAAACGGAGCCGGAGTAAGAAGTTCTACCGGAGCCGGATTTGCCCTGCATGGAATAACTTCTGCACAAACTTCCGCTGGTGTTTTAGGTGATAACAACGGAGCTGGTGAAGCTGTAGTGGGTAGAACAACCAGTGATATTGCCGGAGCTGTTGTAGGCCGTAATGATGGAGGTGGATATGGAGTAAGAGGATTTGTGGCTACCAATACATCCGGAACCGGAATAGGTGTTTACGGACAGGTAGGTTTAAATAACAGTACTGGTCGTGCGGGACGATTTGAAAACTTTAACCAAACAAATACTACGGGAAATACCTTTGAGGTAGAAACCAATGGAAATGGAAATATCCCTGATGATACACAGGGGAATGCCGCCTCTTTTATTGTTGACAATACCAATAGCGTTGGAGCAGCAGTAAGAGGAGAAGTAAATACTATTTTCGGGAATTTTGGTGCAGCCGCTATTTATGGAATTTCTTCTGGTACAGGAGGACGTGCCGGTTTATTCTATGCATCAAATCCTGCTGGAAACGGAGCTTCATTGATCGCTCTTACCGATGGTAACGGAAATGCTATCACGGCCAATGCAGGAAAAGACGGAAACGGAATTGAAACCAATATTGACGGCGCAGGAAATGCACTTTATGCATGGGTCCCTACTTTTGCAACGGGACGGGCAGGAAGATTTAATATTTTTAATGATGCCAACACCAGTGATGTTATTACTGTAACTACTGTTGGAAATGGTATTGCAGGAAATTTTAAAGTAGATAAAGTGACCGGGACTTCAGCAGCGGTGAGAGGTGAGGTTAACTCTCAGTTTGCCAATTTCGGTACCGCAGGTATTTATGGAATATCCTCAGGAACAGGCGGATTTGCTGGTTTATTCCATGCCAGTAATCCTGCAGGAAACGGTCCTGCACTGATTGCTATTGCAGATGGAAATGGAAATGGTATTACAGCAAATGCCTCTAATAGTGGAGACGGAGTTGAAACAACTGTAGATGGAACAGGAAACGCCATTTTTGCATGGGTTCCTAATTTCAGTAATGGACGAGCTGCAAGATTTGTGAATTTTAATACTTCCAATACCAATCCGGCGCTTACCGTAGAAACTCACAGTGCAGGATCTCTGGCTCTGTTTAAATCAGGAAACCCGGGAACAGTAAATGTTGCCCGTATTGATAATACCGGAAAAGGATTTTTCAATGGTGGTACCCAAAACAGTGGTGCTGACGTTGCGGAAGCTTTTGATGTAAACGGAAATATTTCTGAATATGAGCCTGGTGATATTCTGGTTATATCAACAAAAGCAGACAGAACGGTTGAAAAATCTTCAACTCCTTATTCTACTCTTGTTGCCGGAGTGTATGCTACTAAACCAGGTGTACTTCTTACAGAAGAACATATCGACATTGATATTTCCAATAAAGCTCCAATGGGCGTCATTGGTGTTATTCCAACCAAAGTATGTCTTGAGAATGGAAAAATAAAAAGAGGAGATCTTCTGGTAACTTCATCTAAAGCTGGTGTTGCAATGAAAGCCAATATCAAAAAGGTGAAAATTGGACAGGTAATCGGAAAAGCACTTCAGGATTATGACCAAAAAGAGACTGGAAAAATTCAAGTATTAGTCAACATAAAATAA
- a CDS encoding spondin domain-containing protein → MNKFIFRTSVLAAAALAAFTLSSCSDSNDDMMMDMSFQRSITFENVVTPKDFVESGSFQGTGTPPIILPGQSVSVKFSAGKTQALMFATMYGASKDWFFASQQPGIKLFDANGNAITGDVSSSVRLWDNGTKDDTTGQAESKPIIQVPNVNASQLMKLNLAYNDVSSEFTLTITNTSGGTANETPFSPGVWAVSNYNGSQLLNSAPFFTPNALSNPEITDIAQMGNISKMMTKLNANTGIMTGLSPALVVVYRGDKNPIYELGKSDSGMGLKDIAQFGNVAKLQNSLKSLSGVKGVYVAGNAPVTPGSKVTTSFNAEPGDKIAYATMFGFSNDWFYANEQNIDANTKGDMSSKTSLFDSGTGIDQYPGAGNHQALFGGTPQSENKIISKVGTQYPVPEVQNVIKVTVN, encoded by the coding sequence ATGAACAAGTTTATTTTCAGAACATCAGTTTTAGCGGCAGCTGCTCTAGCTGCATTTACTCTTTCCTCATGCAGTGATTCTAATGACGACATGATGATGGATATGTCTTTTCAAAGAAGCATTACCTTTGAAAATGTAGTAACCCCAAAAGATTTTGTAGAAAGCGGAAGTTTTCAGGGAACAGGAACTCCTCCTATTATTCTGCCGGGACAATCTGTTTCTGTTAAATTCAGTGCAGGAAAAACACAGGCACTAATGTTTGCTACGATGTATGGAGCTTCAAAAGACTGGTTTTTTGCTTCCCAACAGCCGGGTATCAAATTATTTGACGCCAATGGAAATGCCATTACCGGAGATGTTTCATCAAGTGTACGATTATGGGACAACGGAACGAAAGATGACACTACAGGACAAGCCGAAAGCAAGCCTATTATACAGGTTCCTAATGTAAATGCATCCCAGCTTATGAAACTCAATCTGGCTTACAATGATGTAAGTTCGGAATTCACCCTCACCATTACGAATACATCTGGCGGAACGGCCAACGAAACTCCTTTTTCTCCAGGAGTATGGGCGGTTTCCAACTACAATGGTTCTCAACTGTTGAACAGCGCTCCGTTTTTTACACCTAATGCTTTATCAAATCCTGAAATTACAGATATTGCTCAAATGGGAAATATCAGCAAGATGATGACTAAACTGAATGCCAACACAGGAATTATGACCGGACTCTCCCCTGCATTAGTTGTTGTTTATCGTGGTGATAAAAATCCAATTTACGAACTGGGCAAATCAGACAGCGGAATGGGACTGAAAGACATTGCACAGTTTGGAAATGTAGCCAAGCTTCAAAACAGTCTTAAATCTCTATCCGGCGTAAAAGGTGTATACGTGGCTGGAAATGCTCCGGTAACACCCGGAAGTAAAGTAACAACAAGCTTTAATGCTGAACCAGGTGATAAAATTGCTTATGCAACTATGTTTGGATTTTCCAATGACTGGTTCTATGCCAATGAACAAAATATTGATGCCAATACCAAAGGAGACATGAGTTCAAAAACCTCATTATTTGATTCCGGGACGGGTATTGACCAATATCCGGGTGCCGGAAATCATCAGGCATTATTTGGTGGAACTCCACAAAGTGAAAATAAGATTATTTCCAAAGTAGGAACCCAATATCCTGTTCCTGAAGTCCAGAATGTGATTAAAGTAACCGTGAATTAA
- a CDS encoding YdeI/OmpD-associated family protein — protein MNPQIIKFSAIIQQNGEMNAAFVEFPFSTEELFHKKGQVKIKAVFDDKVEYRGSLAKMKSNCHILGLTQEVRKQLGKTFGDEVSVSLTEDKEERVVEIAEDIVSVFNEKPEAKTLFDKMSYTHKKEYIRWIKEAKKPETRENRKIKMIQMILDGKKGI, from the coding sequence ATGAATCCTCAAATAATCAAATTTTCAGCTATTATTCAACAAAACGGAGAGATGAACGCTGCATTTGTAGAATTTCCTTTTTCTACGGAAGAACTGTTTCATAAAAAAGGACAGGTAAAAATTAAAGCCGTGTTTGATGATAAAGTTGAATACCGTGGAAGCCTTGCCAAAATGAAATCAAACTGTCATATTTTAGGACTTACACAGGAAGTCAGGAAACAGCTTGGGAAAACTTTCGGAGATGAGGTTTCCGTTTCCCTTACTGAAGATAAAGAAGAGAGAGTGGTTGAGATTGCTGAAGATATTGTTTCTGTTTTTAATGAAAAGCCTGAAGCAAAGACTTTGTTTGACAAGATGAGCTATACCCACAAAAAGGAATATATCCGCTGGATTAAAGAAGCCAAGAAACCGGAAACTAGAGAAAACAGAAAAATAAAAATGATCCAGATGATTCTGGATGGAAAAAAGGGAATATAG
- a CDS encoding non-ribosomal peptide synthetase: MPNTIPSLETLSLGAAILLSSEDREKLLNGFNKTGWDYHHEETLESLFRKQTLLHPDKTAVVYQNQEITYRDLDQRSNQIANLLLSQGIKEGKYVPVWLDRSLEWVAAVLGVIKTGAAYVPIDPAYPAKRVEFILSDTAADIIITNQNLAPLLSETEKTKVFDLSSMENLNHLSSDDPEIKIHQNSLAYTIYTSGSTGKPKGVMVSHQAIQHLVTWHNHHFHVDYSSKLTLVAGLAFDISVWETWSALISGATIFIADHEDRTDAHALVDYYRRNQITHGFVPSVLGPQVVNNTRNYNDLKLKYLFTGGEKLKPVLTTELSYELIDYYGPTECTVFATFKKVKDINGEYVSSIGKPIANAKAYILGENMELLPLGAVGELCIGGNILADGYLNNEELTDSKFIDNPFRETEKLYRTGDLAKWKPDGDIEFLGRIDNQVKIRGFRVELGEIERTLLQQKNIKEAVVISRDTGGNSKYLIAFIVSRSEAEKDISSVRNALKEELPGYMIPAQIIFIDKIPLTANGKTDAQALKDLADKEAKELISFEPPTNETERIVVDVWSSALERPVINITDNFFDIGGNSLLVATVAVALERKLDLKVYLRDIYQFPVLQELSEVLIARSRSTREAVPMEDVEPYVALQKDVYLAPGTVFAGGFDPRQIENPATIFLTGVTGFVGIHLLQELLDTTNADIYCLVRAQDQFHAMEKIERCFKQYHIPQKGEQKSRIIPVIGDLALPALGLSEEIFTKLAKQTDLIYHSGSSVNFIEPYSYMKAPNVEGLREIIKLAGAERTKCLALLSTISVYSWGHVFTGKTVMLESDDIEQNLLSVSKDIGYVRSKWVMEAVADLAAKEGLPLITYRLGYAMCHSETGASASYQWWSGLVKNCIEFKSYPALTELREGLITVDYMTKAMAHITKNKEAIGKKFNLIARPETNLTLEDFFGLLKKYYPFTLEDLPYKEWRKQWEDDSKNRLYPLTSLFRDNMHEGLSTVELYQNTYIWDCSNVIQYLEGSGIKEPVFDKKILDSYLRYLGIPIE; this comes from the coding sequence ATGCCAAACACAATTCCCTCATTAGAAACCTTATCATTAGGTGCAGCCATATTACTGTCATCTGAAGACAGAGAAAAACTTTTAAACGGATTCAATAAAACGGGCTGGGACTATCACCATGAAGAAACATTAGAGTCTCTTTTCCGAAAACAGACACTCCTTCATCCCGATAAAACAGCTGTTGTTTATCAGAATCAGGAGATCACGTACCGTGATTTAGATCAGAGAAGTAATCAGATTGCCAATCTATTATTGAGCCAGGGAATAAAAGAAGGTAAGTATGTTCCTGTCTGGCTGGACCGTTCTTTAGAATGGGTTGCTGCTGTTCTTGGCGTGATCAAAACAGGAGCAGCATATGTTCCTATAGACCCTGCTTATCCTGCTAAAAGAGTAGAATTTATTCTTTCAGATACTGCAGCTGATATTATCATTACCAATCAAAATCTTGCCCCCCTTTTATCCGAAACTGAAAAGACAAAAGTGTTTGATCTGAGCAGCATGGAAAACCTTAATCATTTATCTTCAGATGACCCGGAAATTAAAATCCATCAGAATAGTCTGGCATATACAATTTATACTTCAGGCTCTACCGGAAAACCGAAAGGGGTAATGGTAAGCCATCAGGCTATTCAGCACTTGGTAACCTGGCATAATCATCATTTTCACGTGGATTACAGCTCAAAACTGACCCTGGTAGCAGGATTGGCATTTGATATATCCGTATGGGAAACCTGGTCGGCGCTTATTTCCGGAGCAACTATATTTATTGCAGATCATGAAGACAGAACAGATGCTCATGCATTGGTGGATTATTATAGGAGAAATCAGATTACACACGGTTTTGTTCCCTCTGTTTTAGGTCCGCAGGTTGTTAACAATACCAGAAATTATAATGATCTGAAATTGAAATATCTCTTTACCGGAGGTGAAAAACTGAAGCCTGTGCTCACTACAGAATTAAGTTACGAGCTAATAGACTATTATGGCCCAACGGAATGTACTGTATTTGCAACATTTAAAAAAGTGAAAGATATCAATGGAGAATATGTCTCTTCAATAGGGAAACCTATTGCCAACGCAAAAGCCTATATTTTAGGTGAGAATATGGAGTTGCTGCCGTTAGGAGCTGTGGGAGAATTATGCATCGGAGGAAATATTTTAGCGGATGGATATCTTAATAATGAGGAACTTACAGATTCTAAATTTATTGATAATCCATTCCGGGAAACAGAAAAACTGTATCGTACCGGTGATCTTGCCAAATGGAAGCCAGATGGTGATATTGAATTCCTTGGAAGAATAGATAATCAGGTGAAAATTCGTGGATTCCGGGTTGAATTGGGAGAAATAGAACGTACGTTGCTTCAGCAGAAAAATATCAAAGAGGCGGTGGTCATCAGCAGAGATACAGGAGGAAATAGTAAATATCTGATTGCTTTTATTGTTTCAAGATCTGAAGCGGAGAAAGATATTTCATCAGTTAGAAATGCATTGAAAGAAGAACTTCCGGGTTATATGATTCCTGCCCAGATTATTTTTATAGATAAAATTCCTTTGACGGCAAATGGCAAAACAGATGCTCAGGCTTTAAAAGATCTGGCAGATAAGGAAGCGAAAGAGCTTATTTCATTTGAGCCGCCAACCAATGAAACAGAACGGATTGTTGTAGATGTTTGGTCTTCAGCTCTGGAACGTCCTGTTATTAATATTACAGATAATTTCTTTGATATCGGGGGGAATTCTCTGTTGGTAGCAACGGTTGCCGTGGCATTGGAAAGAAAGCTTGATCTAAAAGTGTATTTGCGGGATATTTATCAGTTTCCGGTATTGCAGGAGCTCTCGGAAGTGCTTATAGCCAGATCCAGATCAACAAGAGAGGCTGTTCCAATGGAAGATGTAGAACCTTATGTTGCCTTGCAGAAGGATGTTTATCTTGCTCCCGGAACTGTTTTTGCAGGTGGATTTGATCCTAGACAAATAGAAAACCCCGCCACAATATTTTTAACAGGAGTTACCGGATTTGTGGGAATTCATCTTTTGCAGGAGCTTCTGGACACTACAAATGCTGATATTTACTGCCTTGTAAGAGCTCAGGATCAATTTCATGCGATGGAAAAGATAGAGAGGTGTTTTAAACAATATCACATTCCTCAAAAAGGAGAACAGAAATCGAGAATTATTCCGGTAATCGGAGATCTGGCATTGCCGGCTTTGGGACTGTCAGAAGAAATATTCACAAAACTGGCAAAACAGACCGATCTGATTTACCATTCCGGAAGTTCTGTCAACTTCATTGAACCTTATTCTTACATGAAAGCTCCCAATGTAGAAGGGTTAAGAGAAATCATCAAATTGGCGGGGGCAGAAAGGACCAAATGTCTCGCTTTGTTATCCACCATTTCTGTATACAGCTGGGGACATGTGTTTACGGGAAAAACAGTGATGCTGGAGTCTGATGATATTGAGCAGAATTTATTGTCTGTAAGCAAAGACATTGGCTATGTAAGAAGCAAATGGGTAATGGAGGCAGTTGCTGATTTAGCGGCAAAAGAAGGCCTGCCATTGATTACTTACCGTCTTGGGTATGCAATGTGCCATAGCGAAACAGGAGCGAGTGCTTCTTACCAATGGTGGTCCGGATTGGTGAAAAACTGCATAGAATTCAAATCTTATCCGGCACTCACTGAGCTTAGAGAAGGTCTTATTACGGTAGATTATATGACCAAAGCGATGGCTCATATCACAAAAAATAAAGAAGCAATAGGTAAAAAATTTAATTTGATAGCCCGCCCGGAAACCAATCTTACTTTGGAGGATTTCTTTGGACTTCTGAAAAAATATTATCCTTTTACACTCGAAGATCTTCCTTATAAAGAATGGAGAAAACAATGGGAAGATGACAGTAAAAACCGTTTATATCCATTGACAAGTCTTTTCAGAGATAATATGCATGAAGGCTTATCCACTGTAGAACTTTACCAGAATACTTACATATGGGATTGCTCCAACGTGATTCAGTATCTGGAAGGTTCAGGTATTAAGGAACCGGTATTTGATAAAAAAATATTGGATTCCTATTTAAGATACCTTGGAATTCCGATTGAATAG
- a CDS encoding T9SS type A sorting domain-containing protein yields MERISIYCIILSVFSVPILHAQSAVLATGLDASAANGFVSYSVGQMTYLEKGTGQVLEGVQQPYEITTLTSLETSSELTGILLYPNPFRDYLYLDFTSNNFKGSEYQLFDAQGKLVKKDKISQSKSELNFSSLPSAMYIIRITQNGENIKTFKIIKK; encoded by the coding sequence ATGGAAAGAATATCTATTTATTGTATTATTCTGTCTGTCTTTTCCGTCCCCATACTGCACGCACAATCTGCAGTTTTGGCAACCGGATTGGATGCTTCAGCAGCTAATGGTTTTGTTTCTTACAGTGTAGGCCAGATGACCTACCTCGAAAAAGGAACAGGACAGGTTCTCGAAGGCGTTCAACAGCCTTATGAAATTACCACTCTTACTTCCCTTGAAACTTCTTCTGAATTAACAGGCATTCTGCTCTACCCTAATCCTTTCAGAGATTATTTGTATTTAGATTTTACCTCAAATAATTTTAAAGGATCAGAGTATCAGTTATTTGATGCCCAAGGTAAGCTGGTAAAAAAAGATAAGATTTCACAATCAAAATCTGAGCTTAATTTCTCTTCACTTCCTTCTGCTATGTATATCATCAGGATCACTCAAAATGGAGAAAATATTAAAACATTTAAAATCATCAAAAAATAA
- a CDS encoding META domain-containing protein gives MKKILLSIFAVLFLGLVLNCSSVPDKNPALQRQWMLVSFDGFSKEQLIANKAEMNLTASMVDNKIQGNAYMGCNQMSFVSEFKKGGKAKISNGVSTMKACQDMNLETSFQKKIETMTKYSIEGHFLTLSDDHGNTMKFVAADWD, from the coding sequence ATGAAAAAGATACTCTTATCAATTTTTGCAGTTTTATTTTTAGGACTTGTTTTAAATTGTTCCTCTGTGCCGGATAAAAATCCTGCCCTCCAAAGGCAATGGATGCTGGTTTCCTTTGATGGCTTTTCAAAAGAACAATTGATTGCTAATAAAGCTGAAATGAATCTGACAGCCAGTATGGTTGACAATAAAATTCAGGGAAACGCCTATATGGGATGTAACCAAATGTCTTTTGTTTCCGAATTTAAAAAAGGAGGGAAAGCGAAAATTTCAAACGGAGTAAGTACTATGAAAGCCTGTCAGGATATGAATCTTGAAACATCTTTTCAGAAAAAAATTGAGACAATGACTAAGTATTCCATTGAAGGACATTTTCTTACCTTATCCGATGATCATGGAAATACAATGAAATTTGTAGCTGCTGATTGGGATTAA